The following proteins are co-located in the Vigna angularis cultivar LongXiaoDou No.4 chromosome 2, ASM1680809v1, whole genome shotgun sequence genome:
- the LOC108328403 gene encoding transcription factor bHLH106, producing MHHSAMDNSHLLQFLPNTTTTTTTTPFFHTPPHTTNIMHQHHTLSNNSSSNHFYPFHVSQITPTPSHHDRALAAMKNHKEAEKRRRERINSHLDELRTLLPCNSKTDKASLLAKVVQRVKELKQQTSEITELETVPSETDEITVLSTGGDYGSDGRLVFKASLCCEDRSDLIPDLIEILNSLHLKTLKAEMATLGGRTRNVLVVAADKEHSIESINFLQNSLKSLLDRSNSSDRSKRRRGLDRRLMS from the exons ATGCACCACTCAGCCATGGACAACTCTCACCTTCTTCAATTCCTTCCaaacaccaccaccaccaccaccaccacccccTTCTTCCACACTCCTCCACACACCACCAACATCATGCACCAACACCACACCCTCTCTAATAACTCCTCCTCCAATCACTTCTACCCCTTTCATGTCTCCCAAATTACCCCGACACCCTCCCACCATGATAGAGCCCTTGCTGCCATGAAGAACCACAAGGAAGCTGAGAAGAGAAGGAGGGAGCGAATCAACTCCCACCTCGATGAGCTTCGCACTCTTCTCCCTTGCAATTCCAAG ACGGATAAGGCTTCGCTTCTGGCGAAGGTTGTGCAGCGAGTGAAGGAATTGAAGCAGCAAACGTCGGAGATAACGGAGCTGGAGACGGTTCCATCCGAAACCGACGAGATCACGGTGCTCTCCACCGGCGGGGACTACGGCAGCGATGGGAGGCTGGTGTTCAAGGCCTCGCTGTGCTGCGAGGACCGCTCCGACCTCATTCCTGACCTCATAGAAATCCTGAACTCGCTTCACCTGAAAACCCTCAAAGCAGAAATGGCCACGCTCGGAGGAAGAACGCGCAACGTTCTCGTGGTGGCTGCAGACAAAGAACACAGCATCGAATCCATCAATTTCCTTCAGAACTCGCTCAAGTCCTT